The DNA segment TTCTTGTGATGTCATATTATTTTCGTGTTAAATTATACGCAAATATACATATAATTACCTGAATAACAATGATTTAAATTATAGAACCCTCCATAAATTATTTGCCGCAAAGTAGTTCGCATTTTTTGCACTTGCACACACTTCATTAGATGCACAACTATTTGATTAACCACCAAGTTCCCCTTTTTTAAAATTTCGCTAAGTTTTATGTTGGCGGCTGTCGTTCTCTTCATTTGTGGCTGTAAACCTTCTTGCAGTTTTCTTCAGCCCATTTTTCAGAAAAGCCGACATGAGAAATGTCGTTGCTACTAATATCAAGTTGTCTTTCTGTTTCAGCCAGAAGGTCATCAACTTCAATTTCAAAAATTGATTTTATATTGAGTGTCTTGCGAAAGAAGATTGCAAAATAAATCATGTTGTTCCTTGTGATTCTACGAAGTGATTCTTCTCTTTTTTTCGGTGGATGCTTAAACATTCTGTCCAATTGTCCTGAACCACCTTCATAACAGGAAAGGTATTCGTAGAAAATATTATCATCTTTTTTACTGCAAGCATCGGGCATTCGTTTATTAGTTACAACATTGTGTCCAAGAGTTTTTGCAATGATTATTTCTTTGACAAGTCCGGGTTGGAAAATATTGTCAATGCCACTTTCAACACTAAGGTCGTGCAGATTTTGTGCTCTCCGAATCAATTCATCTGAGTCAATCGAATCGGGGTCTATGATGTTTATGTTTACTTTCATTTGAACAAACTGTATTCTTTTATCAGTTCAATTTGATGAACTCGTTCTTTGGTGATAGCAATGTAGTCTGGATTCAACTCAAAGCCGATAAAATTTCTTTTGAGATTTTTACATACAGCAAAAGTTGTCCCTACTCCAGAAAATGGGTCTAATACTAAATCACCTTCGCTTGAACTAGCTTTTACAATTCGTTCAATTAATTTTTCAGGTTTTTGTATTGTGTTCAGAAGTTCTCTGTTGATTAGTTCTTTTGATTTGTAAGTAAGTTGCTTGATGTCACCCCAAACATCTCCGGGGTTTTTTCCGTCATCGTTGAACTTTGTTTTTCCGTATTGTCCGTTTGTTACAGATGGAACTTTTTCACAGCGTAAACGATGTTCAAGTTCTACCAATTGAGCAACACGAATATCATCAAGATTGTATGTTTTTGCTTTGCCTTTTGTGAAGTAGGCAATCAAATCGTAGTTATTGGTGTAGTTTAATCGTCCTTGTGCAAGTCGGCTGGGTTGATACCAAATAATTTTCCTATTCAAAGTCAGATAAGGTCGGTAGTCAATAAAGTCAATGCAATTGTCTTTGCCGAAAAGATAAAATGCACCACCAGGTTTAAGGACTCTTGAAAATAATTTGATGAGGTTGAGATTGAAGCTCTGAATGTCAGTAACCTTGTCCCACTCATTTGTTGTAACTCCATACGGTCCATCACAAACGATCAGGTCAATGCTGTTGTCGTCAATTTGTTTTATCAACTCAAATGTGTCGCCTTGATAAATTTCGTTCAATTCCATAATGCAATTTTAGCGATTTTATTCTTGTAATTTGTCGTAAATGAGGGTGAAGTTTTTCACAGTTCGAGCCTGTTGCACGACAAAAAGAATAAAAATATTTAACTATTTGATTTTGAANNNNNNNNNNNNNNNNNNNNNNNNNNNNNNNNNNNNNNNNNNNNNNNNNNNNNNNNNNNNNNNNNNNNNNNNNNNNNNNNNNNNNNNNNNNNNNNNNNNNNNNNNNNNNNNNNNNNNNNNNNNNNNNNNNNNNNNNNNNNNNNNNNNNNNNNNNNNNNNNNNNNNNNNNNNNNNNNNNNNNNNNNNNNNNNNNNNNNNNNNNNNNNNNNNNNNNNNNNNNNNNNNNNNNNNNNNNNNNNNNNNNNNNNNNNNNNNNNNNNNNNNNNNNNNNNNNNNNNNNNNNNNNNNNNNNNNNNNNNNNNNNNNNNNNNNNNNNNNNNNNNNNNNNNNNNNNNNNNNNNNNNNNNNNNNNNNNNNNNNNNNNNNNNNNNNNNNNNNNNNNNNNNNNNNNNNNNNNNNNNNNNNNNNNNNNNNNNNNNNNNNNNNNNNNNNNNNNNNNNNNNNNNNNNNNNNNNNNNNNNNNNNNNNNNNNNNNNNNNNNNNNNNNNNNNNNNNNNNNNNNNNNNNNNNNNNNNNNNNNNNNNNNNNNNNNNNNNNNNNNNNNNNNNNNNNNNNNNNNNNNNNNNNNNNNNNNNNNNNNNNNNNNNNNNNNNNNNNNNNNNNNNNNNNNNNNNNNNNNNNNNNNNNNNNNNNNNNNNNNNNNNNNNNNNNNNNNNNNNNNNNNNNNNNNNNNNNNNNNNNNNNNNNNNNNNNNNNNNNNNNNNNNNNNNNNNNNNNNNNNNNNNNNNNNNNNNNNNNNNNNNNNNNNNNNNNNNNNNNNNNNNNNNNNNNNNNNNNNNNNNNNNNNNNNNNNNNNNNNNNNNNNNNNNNNNNNNNNNNNNNNNNNNNNNNNNNNNNNNNNNNNNNNNNNNNNNNNNNNNNNNNNNNNNNNNNNNNNNNNNNNNNNNNNNNNNNNNNNNNNNNNNNNNNNNNNNNNNNNNNNNNNNNNNNNNNNNNNNNNNNNNNNNNNNNNNNNNNNNNNNNNNNNNNNNNNNNNNNNNNNNNNNNNNNNNNNNNNNNNNNNNNNNNNNNNNNNNNNNNNNNNNNNNNNNNNNNNNNNNNNNNNNNNNNNNNNNNNNNNNNNNNNNNNNNNNNNNNNNNNNNNNNNNNNNNNNNNNNNNNNNNNNNNNNNNNNNNNNNNNNNNNNNNNNNNNNNNNNNNNNNNNNNNNNNNNNNNNNNNNNNNNNNNNNNNNNNNNNNNNNNNNNNNNNNNNNNNNNNNNNNNNNNNNNNNNNNNNNNNNNNNNNNNNNNNNNNNNNNNNNNNNNNNNNNNNNNNNNNNNNNNNAAAAAATCAAAATTTATTTTGAACGGGAGAAAATTTGGGCTTTTTTAAAAATTTAGAGGTTATGCAACACGCTCAGTTCGTTGATGATAGCAGTTACTTCAATCGGATCGGTTACGATTGACGCCACATCGTTTGGTATATTT comes from the Bacteroidia bacterium genome and includes:
- a CDS encoding site-specific DNA-methyltransferase; the encoded protein is MELNEIYQGDTFELIKQIDDNSIDLIVCDGPYGVTTNEWDKVTDIQSFNLNLIKLFSRVLKPGGAFYLFGKDNCIDFIDYRPYLTLNRKIIWYQPSRLAQGRLNYTNNYDLIAYFTKGKAKTYNLDDIRVAQLVELEHRLRCEKVPSVTNGQYGKTKFNDDGKNPGDVWGDIKQLTYKSKELINRELLNTIQKPEKLIERIVKASSSEGDLVLDPFSGVGTTFAVCKNLKRNFIGFELNPDYIAITKERVHQIELIKEYSLFK